In Brachypodium distachyon strain Bd21 chromosome 2, Brachypodium_distachyon_v3.0, whole genome shotgun sequence, one genomic interval encodes:
- the LOC100836144 gene encoding tubulin beta-5 chain: MREILHIQGGQCGNQIGSKFWEVVCDEHGIDPTGRYVGTSDLQLERVNVYYNEASCGRFVPRAVLMDLEPGTMDSVRTGPYGQIFRPDNFVFGQSGAGNNWAKGHYTEGAELIDSVLDVVRKEAENCDCLQGFQVCHSLGGGTGSGMGTLLISKIREEYPDRMMLTFSVFPSPKVSDTVVEPYNATLSVHQLVENADECMVLDNEALYDICFRTLKLTTPSFGDLNHLISATMSGVTCCLRFPGQLNSDLRKLAVNLIPFPRLHFFMVGFAPLTSRGSQQYRSLTVPELTQQMWDSKNMMCAADPRHGRYLTASAMFRGKMSTKEVDEQMINVQNKNSSYFVEWIPNNVKSSVCDIAPRGLSMASTFIGNSTSIQEMFRRVSEQFTAMFRRKAFLHWYTGEGMDEMEFTEAESNMNDLVAEYQQYQDATAEDEEDYEEDEDLQAEEE, encoded by the exons ATGAGGGAGATCCTCCACATACAGGGTGGGCAATGTGGCAACCAGATTGGTTCCAAGTTCTGGGAGGTTGTGTGTGATGAGCATGGCATCGACCCCACAGGGCGCTATGTAGGAACCTCTGACCTGCAGCTGGAGCGTGTCAATGTCTACTACAATGAGGCCTCCTGCGGTCGCTTTGTGCCCCGTGCTGTTCTTATGGATCTTGAGCCCGGTACTATGGACAGTGTCCGTACTGGACCGTATGGGCAGATCTTCCGGCCTGACAACTTTGTGTTTGGGCAGTCTGGTGCTGGTAACAACTGGGCCAAAGGTCATTACACTGAGGGTGCTGAGCTGATTGATTCTGTTCTGGATGTTGTCAGGAAGGAGGCTGAGAACTGTGACTGCCTTCAAG GTTTCCAAGTATGCCACTCTCTTGGTGGTGGTACTGGATCTGGCATGGGCACACTTTTGATATCAAAGATCAGGGAGGAGTACCCAGACCGCATGATGCTTACATTCTCTGTTTTCCCGTCACCAAAAGTATCTGATACTGTTGTTGAGCCTTACAATGCCACTCTTTCGGTCCATCAGTTGGTTGAGAATGCAGATGAGTGCATGGTTCTGGACAATGAGGCCCTTTATGACATCTGTTTCAGGACTCTCAAGCTGACCACTCCCAGCT TTGGAGATTTGAACCATTTGATCTCTGCAACCATGAGTGGAGTGACATGTTGCTTGAGGTTCCCTGGCCAGCTGAACTCTGACCTCCGGAAGTTGGCAGTGAACCTTATCCCATTCCCCCGTCTCCACTTCTTTATGGTTGGGTTCGCCCCATTGACCTCCCGTGGCTCCCAGCAGTACCGGTCCCTCACTGTCCCCGAGCTTACCCAGCAGATGTGGGATTCCAAGAACATGATGTGTGCTGCTGATCCTCGCCACGGCCGCTACCTCACCGCCTCTGCCATGTTCCGTGGCAAGATGAGCACGAAGGAGGTCGATGAGCAGATGATCAACGTGCAGAACAAGAACTCGTCCTACTTTGTGGAGTGGATCCCCAACAACGTGAAGTCCAGCGTGTGTGACATCGCGCCGAGGGGCCTCTCAATGGCGTCGACCTTCATCGGCAACTCCACGTCCATCCAGGAGATGTTCCGGAGGGTGAGCGAGCAGTTCACGGCCATGTTCAGGAGGAAGGCTTTCCTCCACTGGTACACCGGTGAGGGTATGGACGAGATGGAGTTCACCGAGGCCGAGAGCAACATGAACGACCTTGTCGCGGAGTACCAGCAGTACCAGGACGCCACCGCTGAGGACGAAGAGGACTacgaggaggatgaggatCTGCAGGCCGAGGAGGAGTGA
- the LOC100825092 gene encoding UDP-glycosyltransferase 87A2: MGSMAAPPPPPPCQCHLVCVPYPGRGHVNAMLNLCRLLAAARDGVSATVVVTEEWLGLLTAGGPAPLPRAVRLAAIPNVIPSEHGRAADWAGFVEAVYTKMEAPFVRLLDGLQAQGGAPAAIVADTFVPWAVRVGNRRRIPVCVLSPLSAAMFSVQYHFHRLPQAAGGSASPPLDGADIADGVGPCLIENYIPGLKSIRLADLEPSHSNKAALNSILEAYVEVRKAQCVIFTSFYEIESDAIDSLRQELPCPVFSVGPCIPFMALQEHNANTEKESYMAWLDAQPVNSVLYVSLGSFLSVSPAQLDEIAYGLAQSKVRFMWVLRDACSRVEGLIQGSDGMVVPWSDQLKVLCHPSVGGFLTHCGMNSMLEALYAGVPMLTLPIVLDQPINSRLIVDVWKVGYSLKEKVRADSVIGRDEIAEAVKKLMMNSGDAEGVRRRASLLEEASRTTAEEGGSSYRDIMAFIDFISPSKR, encoded by the exons ATGGGCTCCAtggccgctccgccgccgccgccgccgtgccaaTGCCACCTGGTGTGCGTGCCGTACCCGGGCCGCGGCCACGTGAACGCGATGCTGAACCTGTGCCGCCTTCTGGCCGCGGCCCGCGACGGCGTTTCCGCCACGGTCGTCGTCACGGAGGAGTGGCTGGGCCTTCTCACCGCGGGCGGCCCGGCCCCGCTGCCGCGGGCCGTCCGGCTCGCGGCCATCCCCAACGTCATCCCCTCCGAgcacggccgcgccgccgactGGGCCGGGTTCGTCGAGGCCGTCTACAccaagatggaggcccccttCGTGCGCCTCCTCGACGGGCTCCAGGCCCAGGGCGGCGCCCCCGCGGCCATCGTCGCCGACACCTTCGTGCCCTGGGCCGTGCGCgtcggcaaccgccgccgcatcccGGTCTGCGTCCTCTCGCCGCTCAGCGCCGCCATGTTCTCCGTGCAGTACCACTTCCACCGCCTGCCCCAAgctgccggcggcagcgctTCTCCCCCGCTGGACGGCGCCGACATCGCCG ATGGCGTTGGTCCTTGTTTGATTGAGAACTACATTCCTGGGCTGAAATCGATCAGGCTGGCCGACCTTGAGCCCTCGCACTCCAACAAGGCGGCGTTGAACTCAATCCTTGAAGCATACGTTGAGGTGAGAAAAGCACAGTGTGTCATCTTCACATCCTTCTATGAGATCGAGAGCGACGCCATTGACTCTCTCAGGCAAGAGCTTCCCTGCCCCGTGTTCTCCGTCGGCCCCTGCATCCCCTTCATGGCACTGCAAGAACACAATGCCAATACAGAGAAGGAAAGCTACATGGCTTGGCTGGATGCACAGCCGGTGAACTCGGTGTTGTATGTCTCACTAGGCAGCTTCCTCTCGGTGTCGCCAGCTCAGCTCGACGAGATCGCCTATGGCCTGGCACAGAGCAAGGTCAGGTTCATGTGGGTGCTCCGGGACGCATGCTCCCGCGTGGAGGGTTTGATCCAGGGGAGCGACGGCATGGTCGTTCCGTGGTCTGATCAGCTCAAGGTCCTGTGCCACCCTTCTGTTGGCGGGTTCCTCACCCATTGCGGCATGAACTCGATGCTGGAGGCGCTGTATGCCGGCGTGCCAATGCTGACTCTTCCCATAGTACTGGACCAGCCGATCAATAGCCGGCTTATCGTCGATGTGTGGAAGGTTGGATACAGCCTCAAGGAGAAGGTCCGGGCCGACAGCGTCATCGGAAGAGATGAAATCGCTGAAGCCGTGAAGAAGCTGATGATGAATTCCGGCGACGCCGAGGGCGTGAGGAGGAGAGCTTCGCTGCTGGAAGAGGCTTCTCGTACCACGGCTGAAGAGGGTGGTTCCTCATATAGAGATATCATGGCTTTTATCGATTTCATTTCACCGTCCAAGAGGTGA
- the LOC100835840 gene encoding cyclin-B1-5, which yields MATRHQNAAAAPQPANRGAAVPAAKQKAAAAGRPEARNRRALGDIGNLVHPQALDCLKEGINRPITRSFGAQLLKNAQANGAVANKVAIAPARQAAAPKPAKKAPAKAKITTIPDQAKKPSEAVASSSAQKASRKKVVDTLTKVLTARSKVACGLTGRPKEPVEDIDELDKNNELAVVDYIEDIYKFYMTAQHESRPVEYMGNQPEINPKMRAILADWIVEVTHKFELMPETLYLTIYIVDMFLSVQQVPRRELQLVGVAAMLIACKYEEIWAPEVNDFISISDNAYSRPQILGMEKSILNKMAWNLTVPTPYVFLVRFVKAAGNDKELEHMVFFFAEMALKEYNMVSLCPSLVAASAVYAARCTLKKSPIWTGTLEHHTTFNETQLLEPAKVLVNAHAAAPESKLRAIYKKYATEQFGRVALHPPAVAAQGV from the exons ATGGCGACCAGGCATCAGAACGCGGCTGCCGCTCCGCAGCCGGCCAACAGAG GTGCTGCAGTTCCAGCGGCAAAGCagaaggccgccgccgccggccgccctgAAGCAAGGAACCGGCGCGCGCTTGGAGATATTGGCAATTTGGTTCATCCCCAGGCCCTGGACTG CCTGAAGGAGGGAATCAACCGCCCCATCACTAGGAGCTTTGGCGCGCAGCTCTTGAAGAATGCCCAGGCCAATGGCGCCGTAGCAAACAAG GTTGCCATAGCTCCTGCTCGTCAAGCAGCGGCGCCTAAGCCGGCCAAGAAGGCCCCTGCCAAGGCCAAGATCACCACCATCCCCGATCAGGCCAAGAAGCCGTCAGAGGCAGTGGCCAGCAGCTCTGCCCAAAAGGCTTCCAGGAAAAAGGTCGTGGACACGCTCACCAAAGTGCTTACAGCTCGTTCAAAG GTCGCCTGTGGCCTTACTGGGAGACCCAAAGAACCCGTGGAGGACATCGACGAGCTTGACAAGAACAATGAGCTTGCTGTGGTGGACTACATTGAAGACATTTACAAATTCTACATGACCGCCCAG CACGAGAGCCGTCCTGTCGAGTACATGGGGAATCAGCCCGAGATCAACCCGAAGATGAGGGCGATCCTCGCGGACTGGATCGTAGAAGTCACCCACAAATTTGAGCTGATGCCCGAGACTCTGTACCTGACAATTTACATCGTAGACATGTTCCTCTCGGTGCAGCAGGTGCCTCGACGGGAGCTGCAGCTCGTCGGGGTGGCAGCGATGCTGATCGCCTGCAAATATGAAGAAATCTGGGCTCCTGAG GTTAACGATTTCATCTCTATCTCGGACAACGCGTACTCAAGGCCGCAAATACTTGGGATGGAGAAGAGCATCCTGAACAAGATGGCCTGGAACCTCACTGTTCCCACGCCTTACGTCTTCCTAGTCCGGTTCGTCAAGGCCGCCGGAAACGACAAGGAG CTTGAGCACATGGTGTTCTTCTTCGCGGAGATGGCGCTGAAGGAGTACAACATGGTCTCCCTGTGTCCGTCGTTGGTGGCCGCCTCCGCTGTCTACGCGGCTCGCTGCACCCTGAAGAAGAGCCCCATCTGGACAGGGACGCTCGAGCACCATACTACCTTCAACGAGACACAGCTATT GGAGCCTGCAAAGGTGCTTGTGAACGCGCACGCCGCTGCTCCTGAGAGCAAGCTGAGGGCAATCTACAAGAAATACGCCACTGAGCAATTTGGGCGTGTGGCTCTGCACCCACCAGCAGTTGCTGCTCAGGGCGTTTAG
- the LOC100825706 gene encoding putative disease resistance protein RGA3, with product MPIGEALLSAFMQALLEKVIGAAFGELKLPQDVAEELEKLSSSLSIIQAHVEDAEERQLKDKAARSWLAKLKDVAYEMDDLLDDYAAEALRSRLEGPSNYNHLKKVRSCACCFWFNSCLLNHKILQDIRKVEEKLDRLVKERQIIGPNMTSGMDRKGIKERPGTSSIIDDSSVFGREEDKEIIVKMLLDQENSNHAKLSILPIVGMGGLGKTTLTQLVYNDARIKEHFQLRVWLCVSENFDEMKLTKETIESVASGFESVTSGFSSVTTNMNLLQEDLSNKLKGKRFLLVLDDVWNEDPEKWDTYRRALLTGAKGSRIIVTTRNKNVGKLMGGMTPYYLNQLSDSDCWYLFRSYAFIDGNSSAHPNLEIIGMEIVKKLKGLPLAAKAIGSLLCSQDTEEDWRNVSRSEIWELPTDKNNILPALRLSYNHLPAILKRCFAFCSVFHKDYVFEKGMLVQIWMALGFIQPQRKKRMEDIGSSYFDELLSRSFFQHHKGGYVMHDAMHDLAQSVSINECLRLDDPPNTSSPAGGARHLSFSCDNRSQTSLEPFLGFKRARTLLLLRGYKSITGSIPSDLFLQLRYLHVLDLNRRDITELPDSIGSLKMLRYLNLSGTGIARLPSSIGRLFSLQILKLQNCHELDYLPASITNLINLRCLEARTELITGIARIGKLICLQQLEEFVVRTDKGYKISELKAMKGIRGHICIRNIESVASADEASEALLSDKAFINTLDLVWSSSRNLTSEEANQDKEILEVLQPHHELNELTIKAFAGSSLLNWLNSLPHLHTIHLSDCIKCSILPALGELPQLKYLDIGGFPSIIEISEEFSGTSKVKGFPSLKELVFEDMSNLKRWTSIQGGKFLPSLAELAMIDCPQVTELPPLPSTLVKLKISEAGFSILPEIHIPNSQFSSSLACLQIHQCPNLTSLQDGLLSQQLMSLEQLTITQCSDLIHLPVEGFRSLTKLKSLHIYDCPRLAPSGQHSLLPSMLEDLRISSCSDLINSLLQELNDLSLLRNLATSDCASLHSFPVKLPATLQKLEILHCSNLGYLPDGLEEIPRLTSMTILKCPLIPCLPARLPKSLKELYIKECPFLTESCQENSGKDWCKIAHVPIIEIDDDTTLPNRSIRRRLS from the coding sequence ATGCCGATCGGAGAAGCTCTTCTGTCTGCCTTCATGCAGGCACTCTTGGAGAAAGTGATTGGTGCCGCTTTTGGTGAGTTGAAATTACCTCAAGATGTAGCTGAGGAGCTGGAGAAACTATCCAGCAGTCTGTCGATCATTCAAGCTCATGTTGAAGATGCTGAGGAGAGACAACTGAAGGATAAGGCGGCACGAAGCTGGCTTGCCAAGCTCAAGGATGTCGCATACGAGATGGACGACTTGCTTGATGATTATGCAGCTGAGGCCCTCCGATCCAGACTAGAAGGCCCATCCAACTACAACCACTTGAAGAAGGTTAGGAGCTGTGCATGCTGCTTTTGGTTCAACAGTTGTTTACTTAACCACAAGATATTGCAAGATATCAGGAAGGTCGAGGAGAAGCTCGATAGGCTTGTCAAAGAAAGACAGATTATTGGCCCAAACATGACCAGTGGGATGGACAGGAAAGGGATAAAAGAGAGGCCAGGGACCAGTTCAATAATCGATGACTCAAGCGTGTTCGGAAGAGAAGAAGACAAAGAGATCATTGTGAAGATGTTGCTCGATCAAGAAAACTCCAACCATGCCAAGCTTTCTATTCTTCCCATAGTTGGTATGGGGGGCCTAGGGAAGACGACTCTAACACAGCTTGTCTACAATGATGCAAGAATAAAGGAGCATTTCCAGTTAAGGGTTTGGCTGTGTGTTTCTGAAAATTTTGATGAGATGAAGCTTACCAAGGAAACAATTGAATCAGTTGCCAGTGGGTTTGAATCAGTCACCAGTGGGTTTTCATCGGTCACAACCAATATGAACTTGCTTCAAGAAGACCTCTCAAATAAGCTGAAAGGTAAAAGGTTTCTTCTAGTACTTGATGATGTATGGAATGAGGACCCTGAAAAGTGGGATACATATCGACGTGCTCTACTTACTGGGGCAAAGGGGAGCAGGATCATAGTAACCACAAGGAACAAAAATGTGGGGAAACTAATGGGCGGTATGACTCCATACTATCTAAATCAGTTATCTGACAGTGACTGCTGGTATTTGTTCAGGAGCTATGCCTTTATAGATGGTAACTCCAGTGCACACCCAAATTTGGAAATAATAGGCATGGAAATTGTGAAGAAATTGAAAGGCCTGCCACTGGCAGCAAAGGCAATAGGCAGCTTACTATGTTCCCAGGATACAGAGGAAGATTGGAGAAATGTATCAAGGAGTGAAATATGGGAACTGCCAACGGATAAGAACAATATATTACCAGCCCTGAGACTCAGTTACAATCATTTACCTGCAATACTGAAGAGATGTTTTGCGTTTTGCTCAGTATTCCACAAAGATTATGTGTTTGAGAAAGGCATGTTGGTCCAGATCTGGATGGCCCTTGGGTTCATCCAGCCTCAACGGAAGAAAAGAATGGAAGATATTGGAAGCAGCTATTTCGATGAATTACTAAGCAGATCCTTCTTCCAACATCACAAAGGTGGATATGTGATGCATGACGCTATGCATGACCTAGCACAATCGGTCTCAATCAATGAATGTCTAAGACTAGATGACCCTCCGAACACCAGCAGCCCTGCAGGAGGTGCTAGGCACCTCTCATTCTCGTGTGACAATAGAAGCCAGACTTCACTTGAACCCTTTCTTGGATTTAAGAGAGCACGAACACTTTTACTGCTACGTGGATATAAATCGATAACAGGGTCTATCCCCAGTGATCTGTTCCTCCAATTAAGGTACCTTCATGTGCTCGATTTGAACCGACGAGACATTACTGAGTTGCCAGATTCTATTGGAAGCTTGAAAATGCTTCGATATTTGAATCTATCAGGAACTGGTATAGCAAGGTTGCCTTCATCAATTGGTAGGCTCTTCAGCTTGCAAATACTTAAGTTGCAAAACTGCCATGAATTGGATTACCTCCCAGCAAGCATAACCAATCTTATAAATCTTCGATGCCTAGAAGCAAGAACAGAGTTGATCACAGGTATAGCCAGAATAGGGAAATTAATTTGTCTTCAACAGTTGGAGGAATTTGTGGTCCGTACGGACAAAGGATACAAGATCAGTGAATTGAAGGCAATGAAGGGGATCAGAGGGCATATTTGTATTAGGAATATTGAAAGTGTAGCTAGTGCAGATGAGGCGAGTGAAGCTTTGCTAAGTGATAAGGCATTCATCAATACTCTAGACCTCGTATGGTCCAGTAGCAGGAACTTAACATCAGAAGAAGCAAATCAAGATAAAGAGATACTTGAAGTTCTTCAGCCACATCATGAACTAAACGAGCTAACAATCAAGGCATTTGCAGGCTCCTCTTTACTGAATTGGTTAAATAGTCTTCCTCACTTGCATACTATCCACCTGTCTGATTGCATAAAATGTTCGATTCTACCAGCACTGGGAGAGCTACCTCAACTTAAGTATTTAGACATTGGAGGTTTTCCGTCCATTATTGAAATCAGCGAAGAGTTTTCAGGTACCAGTAAAGTTAAGGGGTTTCCATCACTGAAGGAACTCGTATTTGAAGACATGTCCAATCTCAAAAGGTGGACTTCCATACAAGGTGGTAAGTTTCTTCCGTCCCTTGCAGAACTTGCAATGATTGATTGCCCACAAGTAACAGAACTCCCACCCCTTCCATCAACACTGGTGAAGCTCAAGATTTCTGAAGCAGGGTTCTCTATTCTTCCAGAAATCCATATTCCAAACTCTCAGTTTTCGTCGTCGTTAGCATGCTTACAGATTCATCAGTGCCCAAATCTGACATCCTTACAGGATGGACTGCTCAGCCAACAATTAATGTCTCTCGAGCAATTAACCATCACTCAATGTTCAGACCTAATTCACCTGCCAGTTGAAGGATTCAGATCGCTAACTAAACTTAAGAGTCTTCACATCTATGATTGTCCAAGGTTGGCACCGTCAGGACAGCATAGCTTGCTGCCCTCCATGCTTGAAGACTTGCGCATCAGCTCATGCTCCGATCTTATTAACTCCCTTCTTCAAGAGCTTAATGATCTCTCCTTGCTGAGAAATCTTGCCACTTCTGATTGTGCCAGCCTTCACTCTTTTCCAGTAAAGCTCCCTGCCACTCTGCAAAAATTGGAGATCCTACATTGCAGTAATCTGGGATACTTGCCTGATGGTCTCGAAGAAATTCCGCGTCTAACAAGTATGACCATCTTGAAATGTCCTCTCATACCATGCTTGCCAGCGCGTCTTCCAAAATCATTGAAAGAATTGTACATCAAAGAATGCCCTTTTCTGACAGAGAGTTGCCAAGAAAACAGTGGAAAAGATTGGTGTAAAATTGCACATGTACCAATCATTGAGATTGATGATGATACCACTCTGCCCAACAGGAGCATAAGAAGAAGATTATCATGA
- the LOC100825399 gene encoding uncharacterized protein LOC100825399 yields the protein MMEPQSARARRIARSREEMMGLLADFSAGGGEEEDSDRELSFSDLVEAIGQPSAAADHVSKEEKEEEDVVASAKRQAAAAAMAGKEVRRLRRRRSNGRGSGGGDGVLLNFYVPGLLSRSMTAPRSGRGALPTAAAASSGAGHGVPARAAAGKSRMQAPLAIGCWPALWGRGRDHRNKPV from the exons ATGATGGAGCCGCagtcggcgcgggcgcggcggatCGCCAGGAGCAGGGAGGAGATGATGGGTCTCCTTGCTGATTTCTCTGCCGggggcggggaagaagaagactcGGACCGCGAGCTCTCCTTCTCCGACCTCGTCGAGGCCATCGGGcagccgagcgccgccgcggaccACGTCTCGAAGgaggaaaaggaggaggaggacgtcgTGGCGTCGGCGaagcggcaggcggcggcggcggccatggcggggaAAGAGGTCAGGAGGCTGCGGAGACGGCGGAGCAACGGCagggggagcggcggcggggacggcgtGCTGCTCAACTTCTACGTGCCCGGGCTGCTCTCGAGGAGCATGACGGCGCCGCGCTCCGGCCGGGGCGCGCtgccgacggcggcagcggcttcTTCAGGGGCCGGGCATGGCGTGccggcgagggctgccgccgGCAAATCAAG GATGCAAGCGCCTCTGGCCATCGGCTGCTGGCCGGCGTTGTGGGGCAGGGGCCGCGACCACCGTAACAAGCCAGTATGA